The following are from one region of the Schistocerca cancellata isolate TAMUIC-IGC-003103 chromosome 11, iqSchCanc2.1, whole genome shotgun sequence genome:
- the LOC126108879 gene encoding uncharacterized protein LOC126108879 gives MSAAFARSAAFAKSVAFAGSAASATSAAFARCAAFARSAAFARSAAITRSAAFARSAAFARRAAFAKREYCLCNECCLPMSAAFARIAAFARSAAFARSAAFARIPAFARSAAFARSAAFARSAAIARSAAFAGRAAFTRSAASTRSAAFARSSAFARSAAFARSAAFPQSAAFAQRSAFAGCVAFARCAAFGRSAAFKRSAAFARSTAFERSAAFARSAAFARSVVFTRRAASERRAAFAGSAAFARGNAFSSTVAFSGSTAFATSAASQ, from the coding sequence atgagtgctgccttcgcaaggagtgctgctttcgcaaagagtgttgccttcgcagggagtgctgcatccgcaacgagtgctgccttcgcaaggtgtgctgccttcgcaaggagtgctgcctttgcaaggagcgctgccatcacaaggagtgctgccttcgctaggagtgctgccttcgcaaggagggctgccttcgcaaagagggagtactgcctttgcaacgagtgctgccttccaatgagtgctgcctttgcaaggattgctgccttcgcaaggagtgctgccttcgcaaggagtgctgcctttgcaaggattcctgccttcgcaaggagtgctgcattcgctaggagtgctgcctttgctaggagtgctgccatcgctaggagtgctgccttcgcagggagagctgccttcacaaggagtgctgcctccacaaggagtgctgccttcgcaaggagttctgccttcgcaaggagtgcagccttcgcacgtagtgctgccttcccacagagtgctgcctttgcacagagatctgcattcgcagggtgtgtagccttcgcaaggtgtgctgccttcggtaggagtgctgccttcaaaaggagtgctgccttcgcaaggagtactgccttcgaaaggagtgctgccttcgcaaggagtgctgccttcgctaggagtgttgtcttcacaaggagggctgcctccgaaaggagggctgccttcgcagggagtgctgccttcgcaaggggtaatgcattttcaagtactgttgccttctcagggagtactgcctttgcaacgagtgctgcctcccaatga
- the LOC126108880 gene encoding trophinin-like — translation MSAAITRSAAFARSAAFPRSAAFARSAPFAMRAAFAGSAAFARAGAFARSAAFARSAAFARSAAFAWSAALLRRAGFARSFAIARSAAFARRADFAGSAAFAGSAAFARSCAFTRSAAFAGSAASARSAAFARSAAFARSAAFARGAAFARSAAIARTVAFARSAAFARRAAFAKRAAFAGSAAFARGNAFASSSAFASSAAFAKSAAFARSAAFAMRAAFAMRAAFARSAAFARSAAFARSAAFARSAVFPRSAAFARSAAFAGSAAFARSAAFARSAAFPRSAALGQSAAFARSVAFVHSAAFARSAAFARCAAFARSTAFARSVAFARSAACASSVAFARSAAFRMSGASARGDAFARSAAFARSTAFARRAAFARSSAFARSVALAKRAAFARRAAFAGSTAFARSDVFARRAAFERKAAFAGSAAFARGNAFASSAAFSGSTAFATSAAFQ, via the coding sequence atgagtgctgccatcacaaggagtgctgccttcgcaaggagtgctgccttcccaaggagtgctgccttcgcaaggagtgctcccttcgcaatgagggctgcctttgcagggagtgctgccttcgcaagggctggtgcctttgcaaggagtgctgcctttgcaaggagtgctgctttcgcaaggagtgctgccttcgcttggagtgctgcccttctaaggagagctggcttcgcaaggagttttgccatcgctaggagtgctgctttcgcaaggagggctgacttcgcagggagtgctgcctttgcaggaagtgctgccttcgcaaggagttgtgccttcacaaggagtgctgccttcgcagggagtgctgcatccgcaaggagtgctgccttcgcaaggagtgctgccttcgcaaggagtgctgccttcgcaaggggtgctgcctttgcaaggagcgctgccatcgcaaggactgttgccttcgctaggagtgctgccttcgcaaggagggctgccttcgcaaagagggctgccttcgcagggagtgctgccttcgcaaggggtaatgccttcgcaagtagttctgcattcgcaagtagtgctgccttcgcaaagagtgctgccttcgcaaggagtgctgccttcgcaatgagggctgccttcgcaatgagggctgccttcgcaaggagtgctgccttcgcaaggagtgctgcctttgcaaggagtgctgccttcgcaaggagtgctgtcttcccaaggagtgctgccttcgcgaggagtgctgccttcgcagggagtgctgccttcgcaaggagtgctgccttcgcaaggagtgctgccttcccaaggagtgctgccttgggacagagtgccgccttcgctaggagtgttgcattcgtacacagtgcagccttcgcaaggagtgctgccttcgcaaggtgtgctgcctttgcaaggagtactgccttcgcaaggagtgttgccttcgcaaggagtgctgcctgcgctagcagtgttgccttcgcaaggagtgctgcgttcagaatgagtggtgcctccgcaaggggtgatgccttcgcaaggagtgctgcctttgcaaggagtactgccttcgcaaggagggctgcctttgcaaggagttctgccttcgctaggagtgttgccctcgcaaagagggctgccttcgcaaggagggctgccttcgcagggagtactgccttcgctaggagtgatgtcttcgcaaggagggctgccttcgagaggaaggctgccttcgcagggagtgctgcctttgcaaggggtaatgccttcgcaagtagtgctgccttctcaggcagtactgcctttgcaacgagtgctgccttccaataa
- the LOC126108881 gene encoding uncharacterized protein LOC126108881 yields the protein MSAAFARSAAFARSAAFATGAAFVESAVFVRGFAFASSAAFARSAAFARSAAFARSAAFARSAAFARSAAFARSAAFAQSAAFAGSTAFAQSAASARRAAFAWTVAFARSAAFARIAAFARSAAFARSAAFARSAAFARRSAFARSAAFAHSAAFTQSASFDRVLPSQGGLPSQGVLPTQGVLPSQGVLPSQGVLPCRECCLRKEC from the coding sequence atgagtgctgcctttgcaaggagtgctgccttcgcaaggagtgctgccttcgcaacggggGCTGCCTTTGTAGAGAGTGCTGTCTTCGTaaggggttttgccttcgccagtagtgctgcctttgcaaggagtgctgcctttgcaaggagtgctgcctttgcaaggagtgcagccttcgcaaggagtgctgccttcgcaaggagtgctgccttcgcaaggagtgctgcctttgcacagagtgctgcctttgcagggagtactgcctttgcacagagtgctgcctccgcaaggagagctgcctttgcatggactgttgccttcgcaaggagtgctgcctttgcaaggattgctgccttcgcaaggagtgctgccttcgctaggagtgccgccttcgctaggagtgctgccttcgcaaggaggtctgctttcgcacggagtgcagccttcgcacatagtgctgccttcacacagagtgcttcctttgacagagtgctgccttcgcaaggagggctgccttcgcagggagtgctgcctacgcagggagtgctgccttcgcaaggagtgctgccatcgcaaggagtgctgccttgcagggagtgctgccttcgcaaggagtgctaa